A genomic window from Leptospiraceae bacterium includes:
- a CDS encoding IS1182 family transposase produces MNYIQGTSREQIVLYSECLDNVIKEDSPVRVIDAYVDNLDLKKLGFKIPKLETGKPPYNPHDLLKIYLYGYIERIRSSRKLEKECNRNQELRWLTKNLAPDFKTIADFRKNNKDGIKNIFKEFLFFCKKMNLLTLSIVGIDGTKLRAQNGQNNVFKRERIENIEQNIKSKIQEYLEELELNDISEANELNLKDGDEARDVLNKLKRLTKYNDKVKGIRELFENDPELQVYFANDTDSRFQSDKGKIRPGYNAQTAVDNTNKLIIANDVSQKSNDLEQMTPMIEKVQSIKEELKIENETNAVMDSGYFSEKEIMNNKDKSGINIIVPDTKSALDSNNKRECKSNPDKLPAKGYEIQDFVYDKERDIYVCPAGKELNRQNENPRQTSYGIYVNEYKCKECKDCFHRAKCTNSKTGRTIRVSINRETMDDFKKEMGNEENKKLIRKRKEIVEHPFGTIKRNLGFTYFIQKGIRSVQAEFSFICFAYNFKRVINILGIRAFIDAVNAK; encoded by the coding sequence ATGAATTATATACAAGGAACTTCTCGAGAACAGATAGTATTATACAGTGAATGTTTGGATAACGTAATAAAAGAAGATAGTCCGGTAAGGGTTATTGATGCCTATGTTGATAATCTCGATCTTAAAAAATTGGGTTTTAAAATTCCAAAGTTAGAAACAGGTAAACCACCATATAATCCACATGATTTACTAAAAATATATTTATACGGATATATAGAACGAATCCGAAGTAGCAGAAAATTAGAGAAGGAATGTAATAGAAACCAGGAACTTAGGTGGTTAACAAAGAATCTCGCCCCGGATTTTAAGACAATAGCTGATTTTCGAAAAAATAATAAAGATGGAATAAAAAATATCTTCAAAGAGTTTTTATTCTTTTGCAAGAAAATGAATCTACTAACTCTTTCAATAGTTGGAATTGATGGAACGAAGCTAAGAGCACAGAACGGACAAAATAATGTATTTAAAAGAGAGCGTATTGAAAATATCGAGCAAAATATAAAATCCAAAATACAGGAATATTTGGAGGAATTAGAATTGAATGATATTTCCGAAGCAAATGAACTAAATCTTAAAGATGGAGATGAAGCCAGGGATGTATTAAATAAACTAAAAAGACTAACGAAATACAATGATAAAGTGAAAGGGATTCGGGAATTATTTGAAAACGACCCGGAACTACAGGTCTATTTTGCTAACGACACAGATTCAAGATTTCAAAGTGACAAAGGAAAAATTCGTCCTGGATATAATGCCCAAACTGCAGTGGATAATACAAATAAGTTGATTATTGCAAATGATGTATCGCAAAAGTCAAATGACCTGGAACAAATGACTCCTATGATTGAAAAAGTCCAGTCGATAAAAGAAGAACTTAAAATAGAAAATGAGACAAATGCAGTAATGGATTCCGGATATTTTAGTGAAAAAGAAATAATGAATAATAAAGATAAATCGGGGATAAATATTATAGTACCAGATACCAAATCTGCACTGGATAGTAATAATAAGCGTGAATGTAAAAGTAATCCTGATAAACTTCCTGCAAAAGGATATGAAATCCAGGATTTTGTTTATGATAAAGAGCGGGATATATACGTATGTCCGGCAGGAAAAGAATTAAATAGACAAAATGAAAATCCAAGACAGACGTCATACGGGATTTATGTAAATGAGTATAAATGTAAGGAATGTAAAGATTGTTTTCATAGAGCAAAATGTACCAATAGTAAAACTGGACGAACTATTCGGGTCTCGATAAACCGAGAGACAATGGATGATTTTAAAAAAGAGATGGGGAACGAGGAAAATAAAAAGCTAATTCGTAAACGTAAGGAGATTGTGGAACACCCATTTGGCACTATAAAGAGAAATTTGGGGTTCACTTACTTTATACAAAAAGGAATTAGAAGCGTTCAGGCCGAATTTAGTTTCATATGTTTTGCTTATAATTTTAAAAGAGTCATAAATATTCTGGGAATAAGGGCTTTTATAGATGCTGTAAATGCAAAATAG